The Clostridiaceae bacterium HFYG-1003 genome includes a window with the following:
- a CDS encoding branched-chain amino acid ABC transporter permease, translating into MKQLINRTNLIRTGGVLAIYLAVFLLMQVGIIDSYLFLNLVTIGINIILAVSLNLITGYTGQFSLGHASFMAIGAYTSGILTARLDLPFIVGVLGAAVMAALAGVLIGAPTLRLKGDYLAIATLGFGEIVRIIGLNWEYAGGAMGLNDIPRYTTWTWLFALTVLTVVVISNFIHSRHGRAVISIREDEIASSSMGVNTSFYKVLVFSLGALFAGVAGALYANYFYFIKPSSFGFMRSIDILVFVVMGGLGSIRGSIVSAIALTLISLSLQGIPELRMVLYAVILFIMMVYKPQRLLGRFRTLIKKEA; encoded by the coding sequence ATGAAACAGCTTATCAATCGAACAAACCTGATCCGGACCGGCGGAGTGCTGGCGATCTATCTCGCCGTGTTTCTCCTGATGCAGGTCGGAATCATCGACTCTTATCTTTTCCTGAATCTGGTGACGATCGGGATCAATATCATCCTGGCTGTCAGCCTGAACCTGATTACGGGTTATACCGGACAGTTCTCCCTGGGTCACGCGTCGTTCATGGCCATCGGCGCATATACCTCCGGCATCCTTACCGCCCGCCTGGACCTTCCGTTCATTGTCGGAGTTCTGGGTGCGGCGGTCATGGCGGCGTTGGCCGGTGTTCTCATCGGCGCCCCGACGCTTCGGCTGAAAGGCGATTATCTGGCCATTGCCACCCTTGGCTTTGGCGAAATCGTCCGGATCATCGGCCTGAACTGGGAATATGCCGGAGGCGCCATGGGGCTCAACGACATTCCTCGCTACACCACTTGGACCTGGCTGTTTGCCTTAACGGTGCTGACGGTTGTCGTCATCTCCAATTTCATTCATTCCCGCCACGGCCGTGCCGTCATTTCCATCCGCGAGGATGAGATCGCCTCGTCTTCCATGGGGGTCAATACCAGCTTCTACAAAGTTCTGGTCTTTTCCCTGGGAGCCCTGTTTGCCGGCGTCGCCGGCGCGCTGTACGCCAACTATTTCTATTTCATCAAACCCTCCTCCTTCGGCTTCATGCGTTCCATCGATATCCTGGTGTTTGTGGTCATGGGAGGACTGGGCAGCATCCGCGGCTCCATCGTCAGCGCCATAGCCCTCACCCTGATCTCCCTGTCGCTGCAGGGAATCCCCGAACTGCGCATGGTGCTCTACGCGGTCATCCTGTTCATCATGATGGTGTACAAGCCGCAGCGGCTCCTGGGACGGTTCCGCACACTGATTAAGAAGGAGGCCTGA
- a CDS encoding ABC transporter ATP-binding protein has product MDILHVKNLTKFFGGVKAVQGIDLTIAQHQITGIIGPNGAGKTTFFNLLTGIYAPSSGEITYHLAETVGSRQLKPQKMAAYGVARTFQNIRLFKDMTVSDNVLLGCHCGIHYGLIPSLLRLPPYFQGEDEAREKVTELLTIFNLYDLRDEKARNLSYGDQRKVEIARALASNPKVLLLDEPAAGMNPRETHELTRLIQWIKDRFQLTIILIEHDMSLVMNLCDRLYVFDYGHLIAQGTPEQVQQDEKVIQAYLGGDYIAKAN; this is encoded by the coding sequence ATGGATATACTGCACGTTAAGAACCTTACGAAATTTTTCGGCGGCGTCAAGGCCGTTCAGGGAATCGACCTGACCATCGCCCAGCACCAGATCACCGGCATCATCGGACCCAACGGGGCCGGCAAGACCACTTTCTTCAACCTGCTGACCGGCATTTACGCTCCCTCATCCGGCGAAATCACTTATCACCTGGCGGAAACCGTCGGTTCCCGCCAGCTCAAGCCGCAAAAAATGGCCGCCTACGGCGTGGCCCGGACCTTCCAGAACATCCGGCTGTTCAAGGACATGACCGTCAGCGACAATGTGCTGCTCGGCTGCCACTGCGGCATCCACTACGGCCTGATCCCCTCCCTGCTGCGGCTGCCGCCGTATTTTCAAGGTGAGGACGAGGCCCGCGAGAAAGTGACTGAACTCCTGACCATCTTCAACCTGTATGATCTGCGTGATGAAAAAGCCCGCAATCTGTCCTACGGCGACCAGCGCAAAGTTGAAATCGCCCGGGCTCTGGCCTCGAATCCGAAGGTTCTGCTCCTGGATGAACCTGCGGCAGGCATGAACCCCCGCGAGACGCATGAGCTGACCCGGCTGATCCAGTGGATCAAGGACCGCTTCCAGCTGACCATCATCCTGATTGAGCACGACATGTCCCTGGTCATGAATCTGTGCGACCGCCTCTACGTGTTCGACTACGGCCACCTCATTGCGCAGGGCACGCCGGAGCAGGTCCAGCAGGATGAAAAAGTCATTCAGGCTTATCTGGGAGGTGATTACATTGCTAAAGCTAACTGA
- a CDS encoding ABC transporter ATP-binding protein, with protein sequence MLKLTDLSVHYGAIQALKGITLTVGEGEIVSLIGANGSGKTTTLRTISGLEKKSGGTLEFLDKDLSRMAASDIVRAGISHVPEGRRVFPRMSVFENMELGAITRTDKTAVEQDFEHCFELFPRLRERRQQMAGTLSGGEQQMLAIARGLLSRPKLLLLDEPSMGLAPLIVEEIFQILHDINQSGTTILLVEQNASLALSFSHRSYILKNGRIDLEGPSQELRHNDEVKKAYLGG encoded by the coding sequence TTGCTAAAGCTAACTGATCTGTCCGTTCATTACGGGGCGATCCAGGCCCTCAAGGGCATTACCCTGACCGTCGGGGAAGGCGAAATCGTCTCCCTGATCGGAGCCAACGGATCCGGCAAGACCACCACGCTGCGGACCATCTCCGGCCTGGAAAAGAAAAGCGGCGGAACCCTGGAGTTCCTGGACAAAGATCTCTCCCGGATGGCAGCCAGTGACATCGTGCGGGCCGGCATCTCCCATGTCCCGGAGGGACGGCGGGTATTCCCCCGCATGAGTGTCTTTGAGAACATGGAACTAGGTGCCATCACCCGCACGGACAAAACCGCGGTGGAACAGGATTTTGAGCACTGCTTCGAACTCTTCCCCCGGCTGAGGGAACGCCGCCAGCAGATGGCAGGCACCCTGTCCGGCGGCGAGCAGCAGATGCTGGCGATTGCCCGCGGCCTGCTCTCCCGGCCCAAGCTGCTGCTGCTGGATGAACCCTCCATGGGGCTGGCTCCCCTGATTGTGGAAGAAATCTTCCAGATCCTCCACGACATCAACCAGTCTGGCACCACGATCCTCCTGGTGGAGCAGAATGCCAGCCTGGCGCTGAGCTTCTCCCATCGCAGCTACATCCTGAAAAACGGCCGGATTGACCTGGAAGGCCCGTCCCAGGAACTGCGCCACAACGATGAAGTGAAAAAAGCCTATCTGGGGGGCTAG
- a CDS encoding Na/Pi cotransporter family protein, protein MIIWLLGGLGLFLYGMKMMGDGLESAAGNKLKFILEKVTSNPISAVAVGAAVTAIIQSSSATTVMVVGFVNSGILNLVQATGIIMGANIGTTVTAFLVTFDVDAMVPILLFVGTVLVLFSRAKKRRDLAMILLGFGILLLGMETMSGAMAPLKDSQAFRTLIVEIGHRWYLGILIGLGITLLVQSSSASTGILIALTKTGSISIEVAFPIILGANIGTCITALLSSITANKTAKRAAVIHLLFNVIGTVVFLPLGPLLIQAVKIISPGSVTLEISFIHLIFNTLNTLLLLPFANVLIRLSAAIVGPEEEKPSEILDRRLLQTPSIAEGQVIKETVKMAELAKKNFQMAIDAFVSNDLAKMDEIYQNEQRINTLTEIITEFMVKLSGSDLDINEFARIGDTYHVINDIERIGDHAENILELAEEKHRKNVAISETAKVELANIYNYTILALDTAIESYRTNDPKKALSIVQMEKRIDDLQKEYRDTHIRRLNAGQCTPLASILFLDLLSNMERVGDHSKNIADTIAHIQDEVVSA, encoded by the coding sequence ATGATTATCTGGCTGCTCGGTGGTTTGGGGCTGTTCCTGTATGGCATGAAAATGATGGGCGACGGTCTGGAAAGCGCCGCCGGCAATAAATTGAAATTCATCCTGGAGAAAGTTACCAGCAATCCGATCAGCGCGGTCGCCGTCGGTGCTGCTGTTACGGCGATTATACAATCCAGCTCGGCTACTACCGTCATGGTGGTTGGCTTCGTCAACTCCGGCATCCTGAATCTGGTTCAGGCCACCGGCATCATCATGGGCGCGAACATCGGTACGACAGTCACGGCCTTCCTGGTTACCTTTGATGTTGATGCGATGGTACCCATTCTGCTGTTTGTCGGAACGGTCCTGGTGCTGTTCTCCCGGGCCAAGAAACGACGGGACCTGGCCATGATCCTTCTCGGTTTCGGAATCCTGCTGCTGGGCATGGAAACCATGAGCGGAGCCATGGCGCCCCTGAAAGATTCTCAGGCGTTCCGGACTCTCATCGTAGAAATTGGACATCGCTGGTACCTGGGAATTCTGATCGGTCTTGGCATTACGCTGCTGGTTCAGTCCAGCTCAGCCTCCACCGGAATACTGATTGCCCTGACCAAAACCGGGAGCATATCCATTGAGGTCGCATTCCCGATCATTCTGGGCGCGAACATCGGAACCTGCATTACAGCGCTGCTGTCCTCCATCACGGCCAATAAGACGGCCAAGCGGGCCGCTGTCATCCATCTGCTCTTCAACGTGATTGGAACGGTCGTGTTCCTGCCGCTGGGACCGCTTCTGATTCAGGCGGTGAAGATCATCTCGCCAGGCAGTGTGACACTGGAGATCTCCTTCATTCATCTGATTTTCAATACGCTTAATACCCTTCTGCTGCTGCCCTTTGCCAATGTCCTGATCCGTCTGTCCGCCGCCATCGTTGGACCGGAGGAGGAAAAACCGTCCGAGATCCTGGACCGCCGCCTGCTGCAGACGCCAAGTATTGCGGAAGGCCAGGTCATCAAGGAAACGGTGAAAATGGCCGAACTGGCCAAGAAGAACTTCCAGATGGCCATCGATGCCTTTGTCAGCAATGATCTGGCCAAAATGGATGAGATCTATCAGAATGAGCAGCGCATCAATACGCTGACCGAAATCATCACGGAGTTTATGGTCAAGCTCTCGGGCAGCGATCTGGACATCAATGAATTTGCCCGGATCGGCGATACCTATCATGTGATCAATGACATTGAGCGCATTGGCGACCATGCGGAAAATATCCTTGAACTGGCCGAAGAGAAGCATCGGAAAAATGTCGCGATCTCCGAAACGGCCAAGGTCGAACTGGCCAATATCTACAACTACACCATCCTGGCGCTTGATACCGCCATTGAAAGCTACCGCACCAATGATCCGAAGAAAGCGCTGTCCATTGTCCAGATGGAAAAACGCATCGATGATCTCCAGAAAGAATACCGCGACACCCACATCCGCCGGCTCAACGCCGGACAGTGCACTCCGCTGGCCAGTATCCTGTTCCTGGATCTGCTGTCCAACATGGAACGCGTCGGGGATCACTCCAAGAACATTGCCGATACCATTGCTCATATTCAGGATGAGGTGGTTTCAGCCTAA
- a CDS encoding Mrp/NBP35 family ATP-binding protein — protein sequence MPTTCNTCAMKPNCLKDKPCELLKPKFGKIKHVVGVISGKGGVGKSSVTGLLAVALTKLGKSVGVLDADITGPSIPRFFGVEQGRSGYIPTEDPEVMMMAPMVSRLGIRLQSMNFLIEEEQPVMWRGPILSNALVQLFQETEWGELDYLLIDMPPGTGDVAISIMTQFPVDYFVVVSTPQNMVTMIVNKIVNMIKTREIPIKGVIQNMAYFKCDECSKKHYIFSQNPSSQVAEDMGLELLCELPLDPAFTRYLEEGQAEQYAHGNPEYDVLMEAFLSDEEEIMARNKANKKKSIPLF from the coding sequence ATGCCGACTACTTGCAATACCTGTGCCATGAAGCCGAACTGCCTCAAGGACAAGCCCTGTGAACTGCTTAAGCCGAAATTCGGAAAAATTAAGCACGTCGTAGGCGTGATCTCGGGGAAAGGAGGCGTTGGAAAATCCAGCGTCACCGGACTTTTGGCCGTTGCCCTGACGAAGCTGGGCAAATCCGTCGGTGTCCTGGATGCCGACATTACGGGACCTTCCATTCCGCGATTCTTTGGTGTCGAGCAGGGACGCTCGGGTTACATCCCGACCGAGGACCCGGAGGTAATGATGATGGCGCCCATGGTGTCGCGCCTGGGCATCCGGCTCCAGTCCATGAACTTCCTGATCGAGGAGGAACAGCCGGTGATGTGGCGCGGACCCATCCTGTCCAACGCGCTGGTGCAGCTGTTTCAGGAGACCGAATGGGGCGAGCTGGACTACCTGCTCATTGACATGCCCCCCGGCACCGGAGATGTCGCCATTTCCATCATGACTCAGTTCCCGGTAGATTACTTTGTGGTCGTCTCCACGCCGCAGAACATGGTGACCATGATCGTCAACAAGATTGTCAACATGATCAAAACCCGGGAGATTCCGATCAAGGGAGTCATCCAGAACATGGCTTACTTCAAGTGCGACGAATGCTCAAAGAAGCACTATATCTTCAGTCAGAACCCCTCCTCCCAGGTCGCGGAGGATATGGGCCTGGAGCTGCTGTGCGAACTGCCGCTGGATCCCGCCTTCACCAGATACCTGGAGGAGGGTCAGGCCGAGCAGTATGCTCACGGCAATCCGGAATATGATGTGCTAATGGAAGCCTTCCTCTCCGATGAGGAAGAGATCATGGCTCGCAACAAGGCCAATAAGAAGAAATCAATTCCGCTGTTCTAA
- a CDS encoding lipoprotein: MKKINRSLLLALVFVLTLSGCTSLLKLTYQNEDFKWVTPENLAKIVVQSTRDIGFRFVVTDADTIRELHESLAAAMPMEETNTMEPDYIFEFTTYDNEVRKFYYTSGVGTQEDGGNFYNDDKVYLVLNRIDASLIKNLFALRKPQDFFQGYYGSILEAARKVREDFPDRSLGIMINEDKEMLKFQMSYEILDFNLELNGLGIHPVYSDRETDVVMNIRTRGYKTNLYKALVEVRDNINKKTIRYYILASYANEAWTTQVSDELPEGF, encoded by the coding sequence ATGAAGAAAATCAATAGAAGCCTTTTGCTGGCACTGGTCTTTGTCCTGACCCTGTCAGGCTGCACCTCGCTGCTGAAGCTGACCTATCAGAATGAGGACTTCAAGTGGGTGACACCCGAAAATCTGGCCAAGATCGTGGTCCAGAGCACCCGCGACATCGGCTTTCGCTTTGTGGTCACCGACGCGGATACGATCCGGGAGCTCCATGAGTCCCTGGCTGCCGCCATGCCGATGGAAGAGACCAACACCATGGAACCGGACTACATTTTTGAATTTACGACCTATGACAATGAAGTGCGCAAGTTCTACTACACCTCCGGCGTCGGAACCCAGGAAGACGGCGGGAACTTCTATAACGACGACAAGGTCTACCTGGTACTCAACCGCATTGATGCCAGCCTGATCAAGAACCTGTTTGCCCTGCGCAAGCCGCAGGACTTCTTCCAGGGCTATTACGGCTCGATCCTGGAAGCGGCGCGCAAGGTCCGAGAAGACTTTCCGGACCGGTCGCTGGGCATCATGATCAATGAAGACAAGGAAATGCTCAAATTCCAGATGTCCTACGAAATCCTGGATTTCAACCTGGAACTTAACGGTCTGGGCATCCACCCGGTCTATTCCGACCGGGAAACGGACGTAGTGATGAACATCCGGACCAGGGGCTATAAGACCAACCTCTACAAAGCCCTGGTGGAAGTCCGGGACAACATCAACAAGAAGACCATCCGCTACTATATCCTCGCCAGCTACGCCAACGAGGCCTGGACGACCCAGGTGTCGGATGAGTTGCCGGAAGGATTCTAA
- the rsmA gene encoding 16S rRNA (adenine(1518)-N(6)/adenine(1519)-N(6))-dimethyltransferase RsmA produces MERLNTKELVKKYGFRFTKSLGQNFLVDPTVVRDIIEGSNITKADHVIEIGPGVGTLTRALLEAAGQVTAVEIDSALIPILKEELKNYDNFRLIEGDVLKTDLKALTQGAPVKVVANLPYYVTTPILLRLLEEDFPWQSITIMIQKEVAMRLNAGPGTKDYGSLSVLISYYADTELIRLVTPVSFIPQPKVDSLVIRLDRRSQRRVAPKDEQLFFQLVRQSFAMRRKTLHNTLKPMGIDPVIMADSFAAAGIDPGRRGETLTIEEFARLSDEIKERLGHEENQ; encoded by the coding sequence ATGGAACGATTAAATACAAAAGAACTGGTCAAAAAATATGGCTTTCGATTTACCAAATCGCTGGGCCAGAATTTTTTGGTGGATCCCACCGTGGTACGAGATATCATCGAGGGATCCAACATAACGAAGGCAGATCATGTCATCGAGATCGGACCGGGTGTCGGCACGCTGACCCGGGCACTGCTCGAGGCAGCCGGTCAGGTAACTGCCGTCGAAATTGATTCGGCTCTGATCCCGATTCTGAAGGAAGAACTGAAAAACTATGACAACTTCCGGCTGATTGAAGGCGATGTCCTCAAGACGGATCTGAAGGCGCTGACGCAGGGAGCTCCGGTGAAAGTCGTGGCCAATCTGCCGTACTACGTGACGACTCCCATCCTGCTGCGCCTGCTGGAAGAGGATTTCCCCTGGCAGAGCATTACCATTATGATTCAGAAGGAAGTGGCCATGCGTCTGAACGCCGGGCCGGGGACCAAGGACTATGGCTCGCTGTCGGTGCTGATATCCTATTATGCCGATACGGAACTGATCCGCCTGGTCACGCCGGTCTCCTTCATTCCTCAGCCTAAGGTGGATTCGCTGGTCATCCGGCTGGATCGCCGCAGCCAGAGGCGGGTTGCCCCCAAGGATGAGCAGCTGTTCTTCCAGCTGGTGCGCCAGAGCTTTGCCATGCGGCGCAAGACCCTGCACAACACCCTGAAACCTATGGGCATTGATCCGGTCATCATGGCCGACTCTTTTGCCGCAGCCGGCATCGATCCGGGACGGCGGGGCGAGACCCTGACGATTGAAGAATTCGCCCGGCTCAGCGATGAGATAAAGGAGCGGTTGGGTCATGAAGAAAATCAATAG
- the rnmV gene encoding ribonuclease M5, translating to MIKEIIVVEGRDDVTAVKQAVEAEVIAVHGFGITGETIRRIQKAGRERGVIVLTDPDHAGETIRRRIEALCPGVRHAYIMREEGTRKGDIGVENANPESIRRALATAHASTCEAREEFTTRDLMAHGLMGRADSKKRREALGKKLGVGYGSASTLLSRLNNYGISREEFERVAGTLSGDQ from the coding sequence ATGATCAAAGAAATCATTGTGGTGGAAGGCCGGGACGATGTGACTGCCGTAAAACAGGCCGTTGAGGCAGAGGTGATCGCGGTCCACGGGTTTGGCATCACGGGCGAAACGATCCGGCGGATTCAGAAAGCCGGCAGGGAGCGGGGCGTCATTGTACTGACGGATCCCGATCATGCGGGAGAAACGATCCGGCGGCGCATCGAAGCCCTTTGTCCCGGAGTCCGGCATGCCTATATCATGCGCGAAGAAGGCACCAGAAAAGGCGATATCGGTGTGGAAAACGCCAATCCGGAGAGCATCCGGCGGGCGCTGGCTACTGCCCATGCCTCGACCTGCGAAGCGCGCGAGGAGTTCACGACCCGGGATCTGATGGCCCATGGCCTGATGGGGCGGGCCGATTCAAAGAAGCGGCGCGAAGCGCTGGGCAAAAAGCTGGGCGTCGGCTATGGCAGTGCCTCAACGCTTTTGTCCAGACTGAACAATTACGGCATCAGCCGGGAAGAATTCGAACGGGTCGCCGGCACCTTGTCCGGAGATCAATAA
- a CDS encoding ISAs1 family transposase → MSKICRPILEYREVIKATGITIDEYTPPQKIMKRFIRLFREIEDVRIQAMTDYPLEEILVIAFLAVLGNASSWNEIERFGNAKHKWLKKFLKLNNGIPSHDTFRRVFSLIASEQLEKATVLFLMENMAVLRKSLGIKSSVRQLCIDGKEERGTGRKAGTDQEIRNLQTLHIYDASNGVCIVSHQIDSKTNEIPAAQEALKMLQLKNAIVTFDALHTQTKTIGIIMERGGNYVGALKGNQGKLALAAAESFTEKNKVRIRKAGKNYYETTEKSHSQIETRQFYMTKAIDLDKEWQGLRNFICYEKRIFSTITGKESTEIRYYITSLNDVELGGDAIRGHWSVENQLHWHLDYTFHEDDNTTVDRQAFTNLSILNKMALSLFKLVQPLMKKNSSIRLIRKDFSWGFEDNLAKLLNSFDENVLKNALENANLNRK, encoded by the coding sequence ATGAGCAAGATTTGCAGACCCATCCTGGAATACCGGGAAGTCATCAAAGCCACCGGCATAACCATTGACGAGTACACCCCTCCCCAAAAGATCATGAAGCGTTTTATTCGCCTGTTCCGGGAGATCGAAGATGTCAGGATCCAGGCGATGACCGACTACCCGCTCGAGGAGATCCTGGTGATCGCCTTTCTGGCGGTGCTTGGCAATGCCTCGAGTTGGAATGAGATCGAGCGGTTTGGCAATGCCAAGCACAAGTGGCTGAAAAAATTCCTGAAGCTGAACAATGGGATTCCTTCTCATGACACGTTTCGCCGGGTCTTCTCACTGATTGCCTCGGAGCAGCTGGAAAAGGCTACTGTACTGTTTCTAATGGAGAATATGGCTGTCCTCAGGAAGTCTTTGGGCATCAAATCATCGGTACGTCAACTGTGCATTGATGGGAAAGAAGAACGCGGTACGGGACGCAAAGCCGGTACTGATCAGGAGATCCGTAATCTGCAGACTCTGCATATCTACGATGCCTCCAATGGCGTCTGCATAGTCTCTCATCAGATCGACAGCAAAACCAATGAGATCCCCGCTGCCCAGGAAGCACTCAAAATGCTCCAACTCAAAAATGCCATCGTCACCTTTGATGCTCTGCACACGCAGACCAAAACCATCGGAATCATCATGGAGCGAGGCGGAAACTATGTTGGTGCCCTGAAGGGTAATCAGGGAAAATTGGCACTGGCTGCCGCTGAATCCTTCACGGAGAAGAATAAAGTCAGAATTCGAAAAGCTGGAAAGAATTATTACGAGACCACTGAAAAATCTCACAGTCAGATTGAAACCAGGCAGTTCTATATGACCAAGGCCATTGATCTGGATAAGGAGTGGCAGGGGCTTCGTAATTTCATCTGTTACGAGAAAAGGATATTCAGCACAATAACCGGCAAAGAGAGCACTGAAATCCGATACTATATCACCAGTCTCAATGATGTTGAACTCGGCGGAGACGCGATCCGGGGGCATTGGAGTGTGGAAAACCAGCTGCACTGGCATCTGGACTATACCTTCCACGAAGACGACAACACGACAGTGGATCGACAGGCGTTCACCAATTTGAGCATCCTCAATAAGATGGCCTTGTCCCTGTTCAAACTGGTCCAGCCACTGATGAAAAAGAACAGCAGTATCCGGCTGATCCGGAAGGATTTCTCCTGGGGATTCGAAGATAATCTGGCTAAGCTGCTCAATTCCTTTGACGAGAATGTCTTGAAAAACGCTTTAGAAAATGCAAATTTGAATAGAAAATAG
- a CDS encoding G5 domain-containing protein, translated as MIHILKITTSLALSAGLMITSTQVPYNQVNRVQVDVNGTSRTYFTSKDRVGELLEEIGVKVGPQDELNVALTDQLHQTDHIMIEKARNVSVMADGLLYERVTQADNVAALLKEMNLSRGEHDRLSSELTAPVTEGMKLILSRVRIMEQTKVIPVAYGQTRVQTADLPKGEEKVERSGQMGQRISTRRMVYVDGQLTGEEILSDYVESLPVAETILVGTKEPVVVKKTVAVEKKPVVKVRKAPEVKKPVAKKVSTTDTDSDSDKNWKTFTLSFYTNLPSENGGYTITATGESLRYGMVASNYYSLGKKIYLSGWGTFTVKDRGGSNFYSSTRLDVFIPRRSGESNSTYLARVNNMGLKKIKGYVK; from the coding sequence TTGATACATATCCTAAAGATCACCACCAGCCTGGCGCTGTCCGCCGGCTTGATGATCACCTCAACTCAGGTTCCCTACAATCAGGTGAATCGGGTTCAGGTCGATGTCAATGGAACATCCCGTACTTATTTCACTTCAAAGGATCGGGTCGGAGAACTGCTGGAAGAAATCGGCGTAAAAGTAGGACCGCAGGACGAACTGAATGTCGCCCTGACGGATCAGCTGCACCAGACCGACCATATTATGATAGAAAAAGCGAGAAACGTCAGCGTCATGGCCGACGGTCTTCTGTATGAGAGAGTCACACAGGCAGACAACGTGGCAGCCCTGCTGAAGGAAATGAACCTCAGCCGAGGCGAGCATGACCGCCTCAGTTCTGAACTCACTGCCCCGGTCACCGAGGGCATGAAACTCATCCTGTCGCGAGTTCGAATCATGGAACAGACCAAAGTCATTCCGGTGGCCTACGGCCAGACCAGAGTACAGACCGCGGATCTTCCCAAAGGCGAAGAAAAGGTTGAGCGTTCCGGCCAGATGGGACAACGGATTTCTACCCGCCGCATGGTATATGTGGATGGCCAGCTGACAGGCGAAGAAATTCTCTCAGATTATGTGGAAAGCCTGCCCGTTGCCGAGACCATCCTGGTGGGAACCAAGGAACCGGTGGTGGTCAAAAAAACCGTCGCAGTGGAAAAGAAGCCGGTCGTCAAAGTCAGGAAAGCGCCGGAAGTTAAAAAACCGGTGGCGAAAAAGGTCAGCACTACCGATACCGATTCTGATTCCGACAAGAACTGGAAGACCTTCACGCTGTCCTTCTACACCAATCTGCCTTCCGAGAATGGCGGATATACCATTACAGCGACCGGTGAAAGCCTGCGCTACGGCATGGTAGCTTCCAACTACTACTCGCTGGGAAAGAAAATCTATCTCTCCGGCTGGGGCACCTTTACCGTCAAGGATCGCGGCGGCAGCAACTTCTACAGCTCCACCCGCCTGGATGTGTTCATCCCCAGAAGAAGCGGAGAATCAAACAGCACCTACCTGGCCAGAGTAAACAACATGGGCTTGAAGAAAATCAAAGGCTACGTCAAATAG
- a CDS encoding TatD family hydrolase, with amino-acid sequence MKIFDTHAHYDDEAYEEDRPVVLSEIHRQGVTHVVNCASSWASVERTLHLAQEYPFVYAALGIHPSDGRDYTDEVEQRLRELLRHDRVVAVGEIGLDYYWEDNPSREWQKEILVRQFELAREAAKPVILHVRDAYGDIMDLLEQHRDLKFVLHSFSGSPEIAELAVRQGIFLGIGGVATFKNAKKLPEVIRETPLEYLLTETDAPYLTPVPYRGKRNRSDYIPYVIEAIAAIKGLAVDETARILHDNALRFFGMTT; translated from the coding sequence ATGAAAATTTTTGATACACACGCCCATTATGATGATGAAGCCTATGAGGAAGATCGTCCGGTGGTACTCTCGGAAATTCACCGCCAGGGCGTGACCCATGTGGTTAACTGCGCCTCTTCCTGGGCATCGGTGGAGCGGACTTTACATCTGGCGCAGGAGTATCCGTTTGTCTATGCGGCCCTGGGCATTCATCCCTCAGACGGGCGCGACTACACGGATGAAGTGGAGCAAAGACTCCGGGAGCTGCTTCGGCATGATCGGGTGGTGGCAGTCGGGGAAATCGGACTGGACTATTACTGGGAAGACAATCCTTCCCGGGAGTGGCAAAAGGAGATCCTGGTTCGTCAGTTCGAACTGGCTCGGGAAGCCGCAAAGCCAGTCATACTGCATGTTCGCGATGCCTATGGGGACATCATGGATCTTCTGGAACAGCACCGGGACCTGAAGTTTGTGCTGCACAGCTTTTCCGGTTCGCCCGAGATCGCAGAGCTTGCTGTCCGCCAAGGCATCTTCCTGGGAATCGGCGGGGTGGCCACCTTCAAGAATGCCAAAAAGCTGCCGGAAGTCATCCGCGAAACGCCCCTGGAGTACCTGCTGACCGAAACGGACGCGCCGTACCTGACCCCGGTCCCATACCGCGGCAAGCGTAACCGCAGCGACTATATCCCCTATGTCATCGAGGCCATTGCCGCAATCAAAGGGCTGGCTGTGGATGAAACGGCCCGAATCCTGCATGACAACGCCCTGCGGTTTTTCGGAATGACAACCTGA